Proteins from a single region of Hypomesus transpacificus isolate Combined female chromosome 9, fHypTra1, whole genome shotgun sequence:
- the lsm3 gene encoding snRNA-associated Sm-like protein LSm3, which yields MKMADEVEQQQSSNTVEEPLDLIRLSLDERIYVKMRNDRELRGRLHAYDQHLNMILGDVEETVTTVEIDEETYEELYKSTKRNIPMLFVRGDGVVLVAPPLRVG from the exons ATGAAAATGGCGGACGAAGTTGAGCAG CAACAGAGCAGCAACACGGTCGAAGAGCCGCTGGACCTGATCCGTCTGAGTCTGGACGAGAGAATCTACGTCAAGATGAGAAACGACAGAGAATTACGGGGCAGACTCCAC GCTTACGACCAGCACTTAAACATGATACTCGGAGACGTAGAGGAGACGGTGACCACAGTGGAGATAGACGAAGAAACGTATGAAGAGTTGTACAAG TCCACGAAGAGGAACATCCCCATGCTGTTTGTCCGAGGAGATGGCGTTGTCCTGGTAGCTCCTCCCCTCAGGGTTGGCTAG